The genome window CAATTGGTACAGGAGCTACATGTTCAGGGTTCAGACACTGGAAGGCTCAAAGGGCTTTGAAAAGAGGATACCCGTTGGGGACGAGCTTTACAACGACGAGGAAGCGTCGACCACATGATTGGCCTTATTGACTGCATCAGGCGAGAACTCGGCCGGGTTCCCGGCCTACACTCCCTAATTCTCTACGGCTCCCTCGTCAGAGGGGACTACCTCCAGGGGACGAGTGACGTTGACTTCTTCGCGGTTCTCGAAGACGGCATGGAGCCAGAGGAGGTACTCTCCAAACTACAGCCCGTCCTTGAGGAGTGCACTGAAGGCCTCAAACCCGTTGAGGTTGATATCGCTTGGGAGTGGCTCTCAAACCTCCGCGACCCGCTCAACCTCGGCTACCCCTACAAGTTCCTGACGGTTTACCAGGCCGATTTCAGGGAGAACCATCTCGTGGTTCTTGGTGAGGATATAACTGAACTCCTGCCCGAATACCGAGTTGAGGATATCCTCCCCGGAAGACTGGATGGCATTCTGAGAAACCTCGAGCGCTTCTCCGGAAACATGAAGATGCCCCACATCCTCGCGGGAGAGACCGCCAGGCTGATGGCGTTTCTCAACGGCTCGAGCCTGAGGAAAGGGGATGTCCTTGAGAAGCTCAAGGAGCTGGGGGATGAGGAGGCCGTCAGGGTTTACCGCTCCTATCTAGATGGGAGGAAAACAGAGTTTGATGGGGAGTTCTTGGTGGGGTTCGTAGCTTCCAGGGTGGAAAAACTGAAGAAAAAATGAAACTTATCTCTTTCTCTTTTTTGGCCTCTGTGGCTTCTTCGTTTGCTTTCCCCTCCATAGAACGACGGCAGCAATGGCTATCAGAATGCTCCCTGCGGTTATGTACGCGTACGCTTTTCCGCCACTGTTCTCCTTTTCCACGGATGGAACCGCCCTGAACCCGTTTACACGGTACGCTTTTATCACCAGCGGGTTCTTGGAGGGAAATATAACCACGTAGCCATCCAGTCCTCCAGTGTTCACTCCCCCCGTTGAGTTTCCTATGTACCTTGAGTCCTCCACCTCGAGGAAAGTAGCGTTCTTGAGGAAAACCCTGCCGCTCTCGATGTTCACCTCAGGTATATCCGCGTAGAGTAACCCTCTGAGGAACGAGAATCCCTTTTTGTAGACCTCACTGTTGGTGAGTCCCGCCTCCTGGAGGCCCAAGAGTGCCCGTGCGGTTGACGCTATCCCCGCGATTGAACCCTGCGTGTATGGGAACGCCCCAGTGGGATACTGCCGTTCTTTGAGCATACCAAGTGTTGTATTGAGCTCTTTTGCCATCCCGAACTCGCGGAACACCACCAGCGCCCGGGCGAGGGCGTAGGTTGGCACGCTGTAGTACATGGGCTTTCCCGTTTTAGGGTTCTTTGTGAGCATCCACGTGATGTTCCTGGAGAGATAGACAAGGGACTTGGAATAATTGTAGTTCACGTTGAGCTTTCTGAATACCCAGACCACGTACTCCGTGTTGTAGAAGTCCTTCCAAACCCCGTCTCTGTCCGTGGAGAGCAGGTAGCTGACCTCCTTTGAGTAGTTCTCCCCGAGGAGCGCCTTCACCCTCGCGGTCTCAGCAACCTGCCATGGAAGGAGCGCCGAGAGGTTGTCCGGTAGCCCGGGCTTGATGCCGCACTCCAGGTAGTAGCTAGCCAGAACGGCCTTTTCCCACTCTGTTCTCGGTTGTAGCTTCCCCATGTATGGGCAAGCTATCGTCTTTAGGTTTTCGAAGCCGTTTACTCTCGCAACGGTGAGGAGGTCAAGCACCCTGAAGTAGAGTTCTCCCCAGAATCCAAAGTGCTCCCTCTTCAACAGTTCCTCGCGGTACCTCTGGTTCCCAGTGGCGTAGAGCGCCATAGCTATCGCGATCGTGTCATCGCTTGTGAAGTTCTCCAGCTGAACCTTTCTTCCCAGGTATGCAAGGGCAAACGCCCTGTATGCCCTCAGGTCGCCGTTCACCTTCATGTTCTCAAGTTCGTTCACTTTTCCAAGTGCCAAGTAGCCGAAGATCCTCCCTTCATCCGTTCTGGGCTGTGCCGTCATTA of Thermococcus sp. contains these proteins:
- a CDS encoding nucleotidyltransferase domain-containing protein, yielding MIGLIDCIRRELGRVPGLHSLILYGSLVRGDYLQGTSDVDFFAVLEDGMEPEEVLSKLQPVLEECTEGLKPVEVDIAWEWLSNLRDPLNLGYPYKFLTVYQADFRENHLVVLGEDITELLPEYRVEDILPGRLDGILRNLERFSGNMKMPHILAGETARLMAFLNGSSLRKGDVLEKLKELGDEEAVRVYRSYLDGRKTEFDGEFLVGFVASRVEKLKKK
- a CDS encoding prenyltransferase/squalene oxidase repeat-containing protein; translation: MRRVLVIGLFILLIASSVPVSAKIEPYTYYPTVPDTAFAVLALYKTGDYTGVLEGCEWLMAIRTPFNSWGYSQGGKEEAKYTAMAMLALMRGENIAHGRYIHTINNAAYWLIYKQKADGSWNDYLDTALAVIALKEFKKGYILKNLTGMNKQVGEAIERAIGWLMTAQPRTDEGRIFGYLALGKVNELENMKVNGDLRAYRAFALAYLGRKVQLENFTSDDTIAIAMALYATGNQRYREELLKREHFGFWGELYFRVLDLLTVARVNGFENLKTIACPYMGKLQPRTEWEKAVLASYYLECGIKPGLPDNLSALLPWQVAETARVKALLGENYSKEVSYLLSTDRDGVWKDFYNTEYVVWVFRKLNVNYNYSKSLVYLSRNITWMLTKNPKTGKPMYYSVPTYALARALVVFREFGMAKELNTTLGMLKERQYPTGAFPYTQGSIAGIASTARALLGLQEAGLTNSEVYKKGFSFLRGLLYADIPEVNIESGRVFLKNATFLEVEDSRYIGNSTGGVNTGGLDGYVVIFPSKNPLVIKAYRVNGFRAVPSVEKENSGGKAYAYITAGSILIAIAAVVLWRGKQTKKPQRPKKRKR